The Chiloscyllium plagiosum isolate BGI_BamShark_2017 chromosome 4, ASM401019v2, whole genome shotgun sequence region gCTAGAGCGATCCCAATGAGCTGGCCAAATAAACGCTGTGGGAGGAAGTAGCGAAGGAGGTTCCACTGGTAAACAGTACTAAAGCCGGCAGCAAGATGAAGGTGACTGCAGAAGGGCCAGTTCTGCAGTCATTTATGAAGTGTACGGTTAACTTTGAAATTTTCCCTCCCACATATCCATTTATTATATAATTGTATATTTATGAAAATAAAGTTAACTTTTAATTGGAGTTTATGTATTCAAGACAGTTCTTCAGTAGCTAGTAAAACGGAAGCCGAGGCTATTCCGTTTTCTTTCGTGTGTGTTGGCGATGTCTTCACAGAACCGGTAAACTGATGCTGGATTTACTGGAACATACTCAATGTGCACTTGTGAGAACCATGTTCACGGAAAGTCAATCTAATTGTCTTTCAGTGACACGTAACCATCGTAACGAATTAAACACATGTATGTGAAATTTCCCAGCTCTAAATTCACCAAGTAACTGAActtaaatttaaaacatttaaactctgcaatatttaaaaaaaacacgcaCACTTATGGTCATCCTCTGAGTAGAAATATTTCAGGAGCAATAGATTCTAAGTTGCCTTTAGCTACATAACAAAGATTTCAATAAAGATCTCTTTCAATAAAGACATCACTGTTCAGCTACATGTAAAAACAAGTTAGCTGGTGCCAGTCACATTGAAGTATCTTGTTATGCTGTTTCCTGCAATTGAGAAGTAGCTGGGAATTGATTCAAGTGTTGCTTCTACAATGATTTAACAGACCCTGGTGAAATTAATACTAGCTTGCTATGTACAGGTGACTGTCAAATTCGAAATCGAAATAGATTAGAAACCAATCGAAAAGGGCCGCGATGTGAACCTTCAAAGCCCGGTTCTAACTACATGCTACTGTTCGAACTGACTTGAGCAAATCAACAGGATTATGTAAAGCCTTTTCCATTATCAGACTCTGTGAGTCTCATCTAATCGGTCCAAAATTGACccttgagttttaaaaaaaaatcattctttctCAGAAAAACCAAGTCCCATTGTTTGAACTTGTGATGTCGATCTAAAGCAAACAAACGTCTCTATTTCACAGGTTAAAAGATCGGAATTTAATAAGTAGATTGCCAATTTAGTAACaagctttttttgtgtgtgtgtgggggggggggggggggcggttgaGGTGGGAATCTTTACCGTGAATCATATTAAAAATTGTAAGCTATTGTGTTTAGATATTTAAATTCGCGGTAACTTCCCTCAGAAACAACGAACGTCTGATGCGTTAGCAGCCGAGACggattgaaatgaaacatttctCAGTCAAGTAAATGGCAGGTTCTTAATTCAGTATCAGACAGAACAGAACATCTATCTTGACCACAGCTTAAATATCAACTCTGAAATAATCAGATGTTTGCATAGGATCggcatatttaaaaaaaaaccttaatgtGATCAGGTGCGAAATTAACAGACGATTTAATGTTATCATCCAATGGCTCATGATCACATTAAACAATTAAACTCTCTGCTGCATTCACAGACTGTTCTGtaactcttttttttctgaagtggAGGTTCACCAATTCTCGCTAAATAATGTTCAATCCCTTACTCCATATTTGCCAACTAGAACTTTTCCGGTTCACAAACCGGAATTCATGTGTATTCATGTCTGTCTGACGCTTAACTGTTTATTTCACAAAGTTATACTTGTCAAATCCACATATAAACAGTGAATACTTTTCTGCAACGTTAATCCCTCAAATGTTAGTTTAAAGTCAGTGGCAGTCTACAAGAATCCACTTTATTGTGTACTAGGTAGGAATAATCCAAAGCAAATTGACTGTGGTCCTGTACTGTAATTGGAAAATAGTTCCAGCTAACCTGCCCAGTTATCTTTTTCAACTAAGCTGTACATCACAGTACATCATACAGCTTATCCAAAGTGAGTAGGCTGAATTACTTGGATTCTCCCAGGAGTCTTAGCAACATTTACAGTGTTAGTGAACCATTTAAAGTTGTAATTTATGGCAATTACTGCGCTACAGTTGCACATAATGCAACAAGGTATATGACGCCATCAGTTGTAAACAAGGAAATTGTGCAAATATTGGTAAGAGAGAAACTACAACGAAATGGGCAAGAAAGGAATTCACAGATGATGGTCAGGCTAATTATTGCCTATAATAGGAGGCATATCTTTCAATCGGTAATATAATGGATGGGGTACACGTCTCATTTTGATAGGGAGTATTTAACGATGTTTACGTGTTAAACGCTTCTCAAGGAGTACAATTCAAACGACTTTTCAGTTTGCCAGACACCTCAACAGGAAAATAATTGTTTCCTGTGCCATGTCCTGTGCATTGGTCGGTTGATCCAAATGCTTACAGCTTTGATGTGAAACAGATGGTAATTAACGCCAGGATTTCACAGAAACAAGATCCATCCTGTATGGACATTTGTGTATTCATGTCTGTCTGACGCTTAACATCCCATTCTTTGACATTTGTACACggatgatgcagtgtaacatattttaaaagttttattataaaaaaaagtcaaacacGTTTATAAAAAAAGTGGATTGGAAAATACATAGTCAAACATATCAAAGTGCAGGTCGTTACAAATATGCTTTTAACTTGCACACATTTAAGTGTCTTGGTGCACTGCTGCATTTAGTTCACTTTCATACCTAATGCATCCAAATACAAAAATAGAGAATTTACATTATATAAGATGATGATGTGCAGCTGCATTGACAGAAGGCACAAAGTGGATTTTACACTGCGTTTGCATTCCATGATGCTGTACATAGTTTGAACATTTGTAATCAAAGTCTTtggtaaattttttaaaaagttgcttcaacaatttgaaaataataaaaatcttGATTGAACAGAGCTGTTGATGCTGGGTTGTGAATGTGAAAACACAATTATAATTTTCGCCTTagtatcattccacgtttctcaGTGTGCAACACAACATCCTGATTCTTCGTGTTTGTGGAGTAGAGACATTCTGGAGAAGGTTTTGGCACAATTCTTGCATTGATATTTTTTCACATCTGAATGAGTTTGTAGATGAGCCCTCAGGTTCGATCGATCAGCAAATGCCCTGCTGCAATGAGGACAAGAGAATGGTTTTTCACCTGAAAACAGAAGGATATAAATTTTGTTTACATTAGTCTAATAAACATCATATAATGAAAGTGAAAACATTCAATTCCGTTAATCaaatttgttattttaaattattcagtTAATGCATTTTAGTTTTAGGTAAAATGATTGAGTCTGTAGAATTAGCATATGTATAAAATATTTTAATCGTACTATCATAATGAAAATGTTATGACTGAGATAAAAACGCAACCAACtatctgaatattaatgaaaGAACAGAGACCCAAAGCGGTAAACATGAATGTGGTGATGGTGCCAAGTGGTAACAGGTGCATTCAGACCCGTGTCCTGTCAACATCGCTATGAATTCTGATATTTTTCCCTCAATCACTTCATACAGATGGCAGTGGCCGTACAACCTGTAGACGAGTCACAGGCTCAGCAGCCACAACATTTCTTCTGCTATTTAAACAACGGGTTCTGTTGTGTCTTGAGGGTGGTTTAATAGAGGCGTGTGTACAAATCTGCTAACGTTTACCCAACTTGTCTCGCGAAGTGCAGTCTCAAAATAAGTTCTCACAAGCTTTAACTAAGTTCGATTCTCTTCATTTGCCGTCGACGTAAGTTCTTATTTTTAAGAGGGAAAGCAACAAATACGACAAGACGAATTTATTGTCCTCTAAAAGGGAACTTTCGATTTGATCTGGTAAAGTGCCAGAAATTTCTACTAATGGTATAATGTGTTGGAAGGTGCTTAATCTTTTATGATCTTTTAACGCAAATAAACTAAGTTGTTCGCCTCGTCGGGCAAAAAGAATTCCGTTAAAACTTGGGCGTACTTACCAGTGTGTGTTCGGATATGCCCCTGCAACAGCCATGGTCTGGAGAATGCTTTGCCACAGATTTTACATACACACGGCAGCGTGTGGGTCCGGATGTGCATCTTCAATGCTCCCAAGCTGACATACTCCTTCTCACAGTATTTGCAGCTGAAGGATTTGCGAGTTTGAGCGTCGCAGTGTAGCTGCTTGTGTTTGGCCAGTCCTGAGAAAGTGGAATACGCCTTGCTGCACAAGTTACACTGAAACTTCTCGGCGTCCACGCCGTGTTCATCCGATACTTTGGGGTGAATCCTCTCCTCTTCGTCGCTGATCGAACTTTCCGAGCTATTGGGATCCCTGTGCAACCGATCTGAGTTGGACCGCTGAGGGCTGAGGTGCCCCCCTGGACATAGGCTCCCGTTACTGAGGGGCGAGGAGTGAGCGGATGAGTATTCCGAGGCAGGTGCAGGGTCACTGGGGACAGGAGAAGGGATGAGCCCAGAGCAAACACTCCACACACTAACTGGATTGTAAGCCCCAGAACTGAGGATCTCCGGCTGAGGAATGACTGGCATTGGGTAACTCTCATACAGGAACGGAGAAATGATGACTGCAAGCAAAATAAAACACGCAAATAAGACACCCCAAATCATCCAGAGTATAAAACAGCTCAAAAGTTAAATCGTGTTTCGTAGGATACGTCTTCAATTGACCCATCTCACCTCTTTGCTGCCACCCAGGGTTTCGAACTATATTCGGGTTCATACGCATTTTATAGTAGAACTTACAGCTTCattcaatgacaaaaagcaaCTCAGCCAAGAGCAGAAAGTTGCAGCAAACTCCAGAACTCACAAATTTCCATGTCTCTTTTATAATTACACAGTAGGAAGATCATAGAATTTACCTGTTTGCGTGTCCAGTTCGCCATAATTTGGTTTTTTGCTGGTGCTAAAATGTTTCTTGACTAGAAAAGATCGCGGCATCTTGGGGTGTGGATGGGGGAAAGGATGAGGGATGTTGGGGCGAGGGGTGTGTGGGGCGTTGACAGCTTTCTCTACAATAACCCTGAAGTGGAGGAGGATTTTAAAGCAAAGGTCTCTCCCGCCTCCTGCGCCCACCCCTCCTCAGCTGAGAATATATCCGATGTAAAGTGAGGGGTGCTGCCTAAGCTCCTCTCGCAGGAGGCAGTGCAGACTGCGAACGCATTCCTACAGTTTCTGCTGTAAATAGTCAGGTGCAGAGGGGAGCAGGGCGCACGCGCATGGATTTGCATCTGTCGCCCAGATTGACCAATGACGGGCCTTGAGGTGGGGCGTCGGTCAGGGATTGGTGGAGCCGCCCGAGTTCGCGCAAAGCGACAGGTGCTGGAGACGGCGCAGGCGCGGCTGGTCCTGCTGGGACTTGTCGCCCTCCCTCCGGGTGGAGCATTCCTTGTCTCGGGTCAAAGGAGTCCAGACCCCCTGCGTGAGCTTTTGCACCTACTACGCTTCCAAACGAGACTCCGGTTTATTATTACTGCAAACCTTTCTCTGAAGGCCAGACTCATTCCGACTAGGTACCAAGGGAAAATGACGTTTTGTTTTAGTCTTTGCAGACCGTTTCCCATGACAAGGGACGTGTAAATTAATGTGACCAACGCACCAAAGGAAAATCGTCCCAAAGTACTAACATGCCTCTGTAAAGCTGATCATGTGTAAATTGGATAGTGTGACTCATTAGCTGTTTGTATTAACTGTCACTGATTACAAATTCGACACAAGGGAATAAAACCAAAATCTAAAGGGACAGCTGTGAGTGTGTCTCTGGTATTAAGGTGGTTAAGAATGATGCGCTCCACTGCCTTTATTGTTAGTAATATTATGCTGTAGTTCAAGAATATGCAAGGTTAAAGTTTCCTCAAAATGCTCGGACTCAACTACAAAAAAGAAATCAGTTTTCGCACAGTCAGGGCTACAACACAGCTTCATGCGAGTGCCAAGCAAAGTCTTATTTAAAGAGCAGCTTTTATAAATagattttcctctgggtgctccggtttcccacactccaaagatgtacaggttaggtgaattggccatgctaaattgcccagagtgttcacggatgtgtaggttaggtgcattagtcaggggtaaatgtagagtaatactgtaggggaataggtttgagtgggatactcttaggggggtcggtgaggacttgttgggctgaagggcctgtttccacactggaggtatTCTATGATTATCTCCACGTTTTATCTTCATATCTCGATGCTTTATCTCCACGTAGTAATCGTACGAGAATGtgatgaggaagggtcaccggacccgaaacattaactcagatttctgttcacagatgctgccagacctgctgagcttttccagcaacttctgtttttgtttgtgtacgAGGATATTTACTGGAATTAGACTGAATAGTATTTTAACTGATCTCTGCAAGCATAAAAAAAGTAGAGTATATCATGGACAGTATTAAATGATGATTTATTTAACCTCTCGTGATTTAAAGATTCGTGAAAACTTTATGCCTTCGGATTGCTCCAAACAAAATCCAAATTTGGAACGAGAAATCCACAGGACTTCTTACCTGGAAATGTTACACAAAATTAAACAAGCGTAATATCGCATTTCATAAGCTTATGAATAAAAGGAAATCTGACAATGAGTGCAGCTCTTGAGGCAAAGGAGTCCCCGTCTTTTTGTCAATGCAAATTAATTACAAGAAGGTAAGAATTACTCCATTCACTCTCATGCGTCGGACATCCAGATGTTTTAAAGGAAAACAATATTCCGCAAACTGACTTTTAGAAGAAGCGACTACGTGCACTTGTCGAACCACAAAACTTCAGGCTGTTGTCGGGCAGAATACAAGCGGAATGGTTCAaacagggagggagggaaggaatcAAACCATGCAGATTCCGTAAACTGCTGCAAAAGTTAATCACATCAGCAAATGgttcagcattttctgatttactGCAGCCTCCTCTGCTGGTCAAAATGTCTAACTGCAAGACAAGTGAATCCGTTGAGGGACACCCGACATTTCAATTATCAAAAGTCTCCATCTAGCGGCTACAATACTAAGCAACCATGGAAGCTTGACAGAGAATAAGGCAATAATATGAGAAATTTTGACAAGTTTTGACAATATAAGAGGAAAATCGGTATTTGTCAGTGGTTTTAATGCAATTGATACACTCACTGACATAAGCATTAATATTGGTGTATAATAGCTCCCACTAGTATTATTGATATACAAAAGTAAATATCACTGGGCTGAACAGACTTGACACTCGTAAATGTTCTGTTAAAACCTCATCCTTTAAATCGACTAAAGCACTCATTTTAAAGCCTGGTGCAGTAAAGCAGATATTAACATCAGTCTTGTACACAAGTAGGCTTATCAAAAGATGCATTTTTAACAACTGTTTTGCACTAAATGCCGGTAAGTGGTTCTTTCTCCAAAAACTTAGTATGTTGTGTAAACCAATCAATCTACAGAAAGCATTGACGAACAATAGGTTAGGCCAGTAGTTGGAGTTCTGAATTATCCAAAGGTCATAAGTTCAAATCTCAGCATGGCAAGGTGTGAAACTGATTTAAATGAATCTGGTCATTTGTGGGATAGCTGTAAAAACTCAGTGGGATCACTAGTGCCCTTCAGGGATGGGAAATTGCCTGGTCTGGCCATCATATGATTTTAATTTCACACCTTATGGATGGTCTAAGGACagcaaaaaaaattcttcctcaacatgaattttaaaagatATGCAATTGGACCAAATCTCTAACAAAGGGGTTAGAGCAGCTCCCAAATGTGGAGTGTGTAAAGAGAAGTATGATGATAATAAAAGGTTATAATTTCAAAGCACTTAATTAGCTCTTGCACGAGTCCAAGTGTATGCTGCCTGAGTACAGTATCAGGATGCAGTTTTACTGCCACTTCTCTATCACTGTATAACAGTTTTcagtgttatggatcaggccagacccccttcaaaacatttttcaagaaagtagcccacactctaactttgctagttttaagcaggtgtgaagtGGATATTACAGGAGAGAatcaactggtcaaaccacttaattttaaacaaagcagaatttatttacaagattactgaatgaaatacaaacaaaagagaacagaatactgaataacttaacctattcaaaaacccaacagatcatcccaacttaatgatgctgttccaaatattgcAACAATCCCCCTAAACAAcccttgacacaaaaggtaaaagCAAATacaaggtcttacaggagagaagtcagagagagcaGGATCAGCCTGGACCTGCCTTTTtcggtccagcagctttttcaactCTGCTGtgttaaaacaaaaactaaacCAGAATCAAGTTgagctaggagaactggccactccccagttgactgaggcagtatctgttagctgtaatcaaATTTGCCCTAAAAttcttcaacttagacttttcagaaGCTGTGTCCTTTATGACCTCCCTGAAATAAAAAGccaaggacaccataaccttgttaaaggagcagcattgtcacaccggTTCCCAATGATTCACATTGGTGGTACACTCTAGATGCAAGTCTGAGTCTGACTTGAGAACACAGCTGTgtagtggagagagagagagaaagagagggaggggggagagagagaccacTGCCATATTAAGCTCAGAGTGCACAGGAGCTCTTGGGAACTTTCTAAACAAaagatgaattattttaaaaattcatctttTTAATGTCGTGAAAGCCTCCACTTACAATCTCAAAACAAATATGATAAAACATCTGAGTGTGTAAGCCAGGGTTCTCTGAGTCTGAAGCATGGTTTGTGAGAGGAGTAGCTTTCAGTACAAGATTATGAACATGTTGAAATGGCATTTTGTGCGTGCGTGAGTGATACCCATGCACGTGATCTTTTTTATATATACAAAACACACGCATATGAGATATAACAAACAGACTGTGAAAGAGTCACTGTTAGATCAGTATTTTGCTCTTCTATTAATCATTTTCAATATTTACctgtttatttttacattaattTATCAGCTGACAAATGCAAGTGTACTTCTTCTGAActaattcaagtttcacaaaataaattgattcaactacgagtgcagattcataattccttgaaagtagagttgcaagtagatatgATAgtcaagaaggcttttggtatgctttcctttattggtcagagtattgagtataggagttgggtggtcatgttgcggctgtacaggacattggttaggccacgtttggagcattgcgtgcaattctggtctccttcctattggaaggatgctgtaaaacttgaaaggatttagaaaagatttacaaggatggaggctagtacaattccaacatttaagaggcatttggatgagtatatgaataggaagggtttggagagatatgggccgggtgctggcaggtgggactagattgggttgggatatctggtcagcatggacgggttggactgaagggtttgtttccgtgctgtacatctctatgagtctaaatCAGCAATGTACAAAAATCTGCATTAATTGAAACTTTATCACTATTACTTCTGAATATGCTGCAAAGAAAACATAATGAATTCAGAATGCTCATATCATTATTGCTTAGACCATTTGGAAACTCAGATCTCAACCTATTTTAATAGAGTCCATAAAAGTGAAGATGGCCTTTTCATAACGAGTAGGTGGTCCACTACAGTAAAGAACTTGATAACCTTTGACAGTTGTCCACACCCACAACATAAAAACAGTTAAAGTATTTTGAGTGTGAGGGAGGGGAAATTTAGGCAATACATGTAATACTCATGCTACATTTTGACTTGTATaacatatattttttaaaaatcacttttcaATACATTATTGTCAAAACAATAGTCTTGTGCTTTACTGTTTTTCAAAGGAGTCATAAATTGGAGATGTACTTGTGCAATCAATACATGTTTGACCATCATCTTCACATGATGTTGAAGAAATCAATAGTTAAAAGTGACTCTAACTAGGAAAGTTGATAGTTGTCATGATCGTTGTTACTGATTACACTTTGTTACTGTTGAGTTTGCAAAGCATTCCTTCCTGACATTTGGGGGCTTttgccaaaattgggaaagttGTCTCATAGAGTAGACAAGCAACAATATAGTCATATTCAAGGAATCATTCCTTGAAAACAATGTTCCAGACAGCGCCAATCATCATCTTTGTGAATGCCCTATCCCACTATCCCACAGACTCCGCAAAGGTGCTGTCACAGTGAGTTACAGTTAGGAGGCAGTTACCaagggaatcctcaacattgactatgAATCCCAGGAAATATCATGGCATCAGGTGCAGAGAAAGGCAGGAAAACTCCTATAGATGACTCCCAACTAAAGAATTTGTAATCCAAGTTGAACACGCAATTGGAAAATGCCCAGATGTGTCCT contains the following coding sequences:
- the snai2 gene encoding zinc finger protein SNAI2; the encoded protein is MPRSFLVKKHFSTSKKPNYGELDTQTVIISPFLYESYPMPVIPQPEILSSGAYNPVSVWSVCSGLIPSPVPSDPAPASEYSSAHSSPLSNGSLCPGGHLSPQRSNSDRLHRDPNSSESSISDEEERIHPKVSDEHGVDAEKFQCNLCSKAYSTFSGLAKHKQLHCDAQTRKSFSCKYCEKEYVSLGALKMHIRTHTLPCVCKICGKAFSRPWLLQGHIRTHTGEKPFSCPHCSRAFADRSNLRAHLQTHSDVKKYQCKNCAKTFSRMSLLHKHEESGCCVAH